TCGAGGCCGATAGGGGTGGACGCAGACCACGGGCTCCACAGCGGTGGCACGGGAACCACGAAGCCCACGCGGGTGGACGGGGGtaggcggggcgcggcgggcgcagaCGGGGTCACGCGGGCTGGGGGAGTCGCAgagccgcggggcccggccggggcggccgcggggcgcaggACCCACCATGTGGGGGCTGTAGCCGGGGGGCTTGCCCTGGGCGGGCAgcatggggctgctgctgcaggggttGATGCGCTTCTCCTTCTGGCGCCGGTTGCAGAACCAGACGCGGATGACCTCCTTCTCCATGTTGAGCTGCTCGGCGATGAGCAGGATCTCCTCTGAGGTAGGCTTCTGgttctggggggggggacacgggtgGGCGTCAGGGTGGGCGTCCGGGTGGGCGTGGGGAcggggctgccggcgcggggggctcaCCGCGAGAAAGCTCTTCTCCAGGGCGAAGCGGACGTTGGTCTCGATGCTGGTCCGCTTCTTGCGACGCCGTCCCGGCAGCCCGTCGAAGCCCAGGCTGGGGCTGCTCAGCTGGTTGGGGCTGGGCAAGGTGGAGTCCACCGACATGGTCTCTGCGGGGGCGGGGAGGTGACGCGGGCGGCGCTGGCACTCGGGACGGTGCCGCCGCCCCCGCCTCTGCGCGGGTCCCCACCACCTCACCGGCGTCGTTGAGCCATTTCTCCAGCAGCGGCTTGAGCTTGCACATGTTCTTGAAGCTGAGGTTGAGCGCCTCGAAGCGCGAGATGGTCGTCTGGCTGAAGTCGTTGCCGTAAAGCTTCCCCATCGCGAGCCCCACGTCGCCCTGCCGGGgttggggtggggagggagctCAGCgccgggcccaggcgtccggggccgCAGCCTCTCGCAGAAGCATGGAACGGTTGAGGTCGGCAGGGACCTCGGGAGGTCCTCGAGTCCgacccccctgctccagcagggtcgCCCAGAGCAGGCTGACCAGGACTGCGTCCAGAcggcttttgagtatctccaaggatactcgaggggcaggatcacctcccttgacctgctggcaacgctcttcctaacACAACTCGGGACGCTATTGGCCATCTCGGCCAGAAGGGCCCTTGCTGACTTGTGGACGATTTAGGTGTCCACCAGGaccttctccgcagagctgcttgccagcaggtcagccccaggCCGTGCTGCTGCACGGGATCATTCCTCCCCAGGGGCAGGACCTTCCCTGCGCTGAACTTCAGGAggctcctctctgccctcctctgcagcctggggaggTCCCTCTGGGTGGCAGCTCTGCCCCCAgggcatcagccactcctcccacttcgggatcatcagcaaacttgctgaggaggcatgctgtgccctcatccaggtcatggatgaagaagatggagaaggCTGGCCCAGCCTTGACCCGGGATGGGGGACACCGCAGCTACAGCCCCGGAGCAGGGCTCGCACTGCTGCTCCCAACCCTCCGAGATGTGTCCTTCAGCCAGGTCATGGatgaagaagatggagaaggCTGGCCCAGCCTTGACCCGGGGTGGGGGACACCAGCTACAGCCCCCGAGCAGGGCTCGCACTGCTGCTCCCAACCCTCTGAGATGTGTCCTTCAGCCAGGTCATGGatgaagaagatggagaaggCTGGCCCAGCCTTGACCCGGGATGGGGGACACCACCAGCTACAGCCCCCGAGCAGGGCTCGCACCGCTGCTCCCAACCCTCCGAGATGTGTCCTTCAGCCAGGTCATGGatgaagaagatggagaaggCTGGCCCAGCCTTGACCCGGGGTGGGGACACCGCCAGCTACAGCCCCCAGAGCAGGGCTCGCACCGCTGCTCCCAGCCCTCCGAGATGTGTCCTTCAGCCAGGTCATGGatgaagaagatggagaaggCTGGCCCAGCCTTGACCCGGGGTGGGGGACACCCACCAGCTACAGCCCCCGAGCAGGGCTCGCACTGCTGCTCCCAACCCTCCGAGATGTGTCCTTCAGCCAGGTCTCAGCCCACCTCCCCGCCCTCCCGTGCCGCCCGCCCTTCCCAGGAGGTTGTTGTGGGGGCACCCAAAGCCCCCCTGACGCCGGGGGGTTCCGacgcgcgccgcggcccccccgccgccccccgccgctaCCTGCGTGAAGCCCAGCTTGATGCGGCGCTGCTTGAAGGTGCGTGCGAACTGCTCGAGCTCCTCCAGGTCGCTGGGCTCCTcggggggcgccggcggctccaGGCATTTCGGGGGGGGCCCGTGGCTGAGGTGGGGCTCGGGGAGGCCCGGCCGAGTCGCTGGCTGCGGGAGGGGCGTCAGCGCGgacggggcggcgcgggcggccccccgccgccccccgccgccccgtcACCTGTGCcggcagcccggcgcggggctggtTTGGCAGGAGGCCCCCGGGGCTTTGCTGAGGTAGCTGAAAGAGATTTGGCGTCGGCAGCAGCCCTGCGGGAGAGGAGAGGGGCGGTCacgccggggcgggcgccgcgcgtccccgtccccgtcgtccccccccggcgcgcgccgccTCGCACCTTGCTGTCCTTGCTGGGCCGGCGGCAGCAGGAACTGGGCGGGCGGCTGCAGGTGGTGGCCGGGGACGAGCACCAGTtgctggagctgcaggagctgctggatgTCCTGGTGGTGAAGGACGGGGTGGAGgcgggggggacgggacgggacgggacgggacggggggGGGCCACACGCCGGCGAGGGGACGGCGGCGGAGGGGACGGCGGGGCGAGCGTGGCCCCGAgcgccggggggcgggcggcgctgccgccccctTACCTGGGCCGTGAGCTGGATGGGCTGGGAgcgagcgggggggggggcgggcggcggcggggccccctccccgcccggcggcggcggcggcggcgcggggcggcggcggcgctggcggcggcggccgcggcgctcgaCTGCTgcaccgccgccgccagcagctgggcctgcgcctgctgcagcagcagctgctgctgcgccGGCATCAGCGCCGTGAgctgcgcgggcggcgcgggcgcgggcagcgggcggGTTGGGGCAGGGGACACGGCGGGGACGGGCAGCGGGTGGGTCCAGGATAGGCAGGGGACAGGCCGGAGATGGGTTGGGGACAGGTTCGGGTTAGGGGGCACGTTGGGGACAGGCAGGAGATGGGACAGGTTGGGGACAAATGGGACAGGACATGGGACAGGTTGGGACAGGCAGGGGAGACGTTGGGGACAGGTTCGGGACAGACATGGGACAAGCAGGGGGGACGTTGGGGACAGACATGGGACAGGCAGGAGATGGGACATGGGACAGGTTGGGGACAGGCAGGGGAGCCGTTGGGGACATGTTGGGGACAGGCAGGAGATGGGACATGGGACAGGTTGGGGACAGGCAGGGGAGACGTTGGGGACAGGTTCGGGACAGACATGGACAAGCAGGGGGGACGTTGGGGACAGACATGGACAGGCAGGAGATGGGACATGAGACAGGTTGGGACAGGCAGGGGAGCCGTTGGGGACATGTTGGGGACAGACATGGGACAGAGCAGGGGGGACATTGGGGGACAGACATGGGACAGGCAGGAGATGGGACATGGGACAGGTTGGGGACAGGCAGGGGAGCCGTTGGGGACATGTTGGGGACAGACATGGGACAAGCAGGGGGACATTGGGGACAGACATGGGACAGGCAGGAGATGGGACATGGGACAGGTTGGGACAGGCAGGGGAGCCGTGGGGACATGTTGGGGACAGACATGGGACAAGCAGGGGGGACATTGGGGACAGGTAGGAGATGGGACACGGGACAGGTTGGGGACAGACATGGAACAGGCAGGGGGACGTTGGGGACAGGTTGGGGACATGGAGAGGGGACAGAGGCGGGAGCAAGGATGGGAGGAACATGCAGAGGTAccgtggggacacggggagggTTGAGGACATAGGGGCAGGACAGGAACACGGGACAAATATGGGGACATAGGGACAGATTTGGGGACATAGGAGCAGGATGGGGACACGCGGACAGATTTGGGGTCATATGGACAGATTTGGGGACATAGAAGCAGgacggggacgtggggacagaTTTGGGGACAGGATGGGGACACGCGGACAGATTTGGGGTCATATGGACAGATTTGGGGACACAGGACAGATTTGGGGACAGGATGGGGACATGGGGCAGATTTGGGGTCATATAGACAGATttggggacacagggacagaTTTGGGGACAGGATGGGGACATGGGGCAGATTGGGGTCACAGGGACAGATttggggacacagggacagaTTTGGGGACaggatggggacatgggggcAGATTTGGGGTCATATGGACAGATTTGGGGCACAGAGGCAGcacggggacgtggggacagaTTGGGACAggatggggacacggggacaggTTTGGGGTCACATGGACAGATTTGGGACGTGGGGGCAGATTCGGGGGCAGATTCGGGGCCGGTTGGGAGGGGACGAGGCGGCGTGCAGAGGTtaggcgggggggcggggggcagccggTTAGTAGAGAGCATTTGCCaagcagccccccccccggatCCCCCCCGCAGCGAGCGGCGCAGCATCATCAGCGCTAATGaaggggccccggcgtccgggggggggggatccccGCTCCGCCCtgccccccatccccccccccgcagcgaGCGGCACAGCATCGTCAGCATTAACGaaggggccccggcgtccgggggGGGGATCCtcacagccccctccccccaacgAGTGGTGCAGCCCCATTAGTGCTAACGGAGGGGCCCTGGCGTCGTCCCCCCCCGTAaccccccccgagcccccccccGCACTCACCCCGGCCAACTGGCTCCCCGCCAGCAtcagctggggcaggggctgcgcTGGGGGGCAGctccgccgcctcctccgcctTCACCTGGGGGGGAGGACACGtcgtggggggggggcagcaccACGGGGACCCCTGGCGTGGGGATGGGGGGGCAGGACCCCCTGGCGTGGGGATGGGGGGGCAGGACAACGGGGACCCCCCtcggggggctgggggggcagGAGCACGGGGACCCCCTccgtgtggggctggggggggggggggcaggaccACGGGAAACCCCtggcatggggctggggggggcaggaCCACGGGGACCCCCCccatgtggggctggggggggcaggagCACAGGGACACCCCCCCCCGTGTGGGGCTGGCGGTGTTAGGACCACGAGGACCCCCCCtcgtgtggggctggggggggcaggaCCACGGGGACCCCCccgcgtggggctggggggagctGCACCGCGGAGACCCCCGTGTGCGGCTGGGGGGGCAGCCCGGGGGGGCTCCCCGTGGGGCTCGGGGGGGCTGCCCGGGGGGGGGAGCTCCCGGGGCAGGTGGGCGGGGggggccccgctccccgccccccccggaGGCGCTTCCTGTTttgccgccgcccccgggccgggatttcccccccccgccccccccctgAGTCACCGCCCGCACCCGCCGCCCAAACAGGAACcgcccggggggcggggggggatgtggggcgggatggggcgggcggggggcagggggagctgggggggatgtggggcgGGATGGGNNNNNNNNNNNNNNNNNNNNNNNNNNNNNNNNNNNNNNNNNNNNNNNNNNNNNNNNNNNNNNNNNNNNNNNNNNNNNNNNNNNNNNNNNNNNNNNNNNNNNNNNNNNNNNNNNNNNNNNNNNNNNNNNNNNNNNNNNNNNNNNNNNNNNNNNNNNNNNNNNNNNNNNNNNNNNNNNNNNNNNNNNNNNNNNNNNNNNNNNggcggcggcgggggcggccggggggggcggggccagggccACGCCCTCCagcggggggggcggcggcggcggcgggtggggGGGCAGCGCCCAGCACCTCCTGCTCGAAcctgggggggggcgggggggtcaCGGGGGTCAGCGCCCCTCCCCCCGGCACCCCCACattgccccctccccccccccagctcccccccatcgccccccccccacagggccctgctgccccccccgGGGTCCCTCTTGTCCCCCCCccatcgccccccccccccccgcggggccctgctgccccccccgGGGTCCCTCTTGTCCCCCCccatcgccccccccccccccgcggggccctgctgccccccccgGGGTCCCTCTTGTCCCCCCCccatcgcccccccccccccgcggggccctgctgccccccccgGGGTCCCTCTTGTCCCCCCccatcgccccccccccccgcgggccctgctgccccccccgGGGTCCCTcttgtccccccccccatcgccccccccccgcagggccctgctgcccccccGGGGTCCCTCTTGTCCCCCCCccatcgcccccccccccgcagggccctgctgccccccccgGGGTCCCTcttgtccccccccccatcgcCCCCCCCCGGTCGCTACGGCCCCTtagccccgcccccccggccccgcccccttccccgTTGCCATGgagccgccccccggccccgcccccttccccgTTGCCATggagccgccccccccccccgggctctgtccgcgcccccctccccctcccccccagcgCGGTCGCCATGGCGACGCGCGGCGCCGCCCTCACAGCGCCATTTCGGCCTCCATCTCCTTGAGCCGCTCCTCGCCGCTCttggggccggcggcggggccggggccggggccggggccgggcggagccgcggcggggaagagcggccggagccgccgccgccggcgccgccatCGCGCTCGGAAggagagggggggggaggggaggggccgccgcgccgcgagAGGCCGCTTCCGGCGCGCGCCGCGTGACGTCGGCAGCGCTTccggcgcgccgcgccgccccccctgccccacttccggctccgcgcggcgccgccctcCCTGCCCAACTTccggctccgcgcggcgccgccctcCCTGCCCAACTTCCGGCTCCGCGCGGCACCGCCCCCCACttccggctccgcgccgcgccgccctccctgccccacttccggctccgcgcggcgcctccctccctgccccacttccggctccgcgcggcgccgccctcCCTGCCCAACTTCCGGCTCCGCGCGGCACCGCCCCCCACttccggctccgcgccgcgccgccctccctgccccacttccggctccgcgcggcgccgccctccctgccccacttccggctccgcgcggcgcctccctccccgccccacttccggctccgcgcggcgccgccctccctgccccacttccggctccgcgcggcgccgccctcCCTGCCCAACTTccggctccgcgcggcgccgccctccccgcccacttccggctccgcgcggcgccgccctccccgccccacttccggctccgcgcggcgcctccctccccgccccacttccggctccgcgcggcgcctccctccccgccccacttccggctccgcgccgcgccgccctccccgccccacTTCCGGCTCCGCGCGGAACCGCCCCCACTTCCGGCTCCGCGCGGCACCGCCCCCCACttccggctccgcgccgccctccctgccccacttCCGGCTCCGCGCGGCACCGCCTTCACCGCCCCACttccgccgcggcggccggaagtcccgccccctccctccagGAATGACGCTGCGAGGCCGGGCGGAAGCGGCCGTTTATtggcgggaggcggcgcggcccggtGACGTCAtcgcgcggcgcccgccgc
This is a stretch of genomic DNA from Rhea pennata isolate bPtePen1 chromosome 36, bPtePen1.pri, whole genome shotgun sequence. It encodes these proteins:
- the POU2F2 gene encoding LOW QUALITY PROTEIN: POU domain, class 2, transcription factor 2 (The sequence of the model RefSeq protein was modified relative to this genomic sequence to represent the inferred CDS: inserted 2 bases in 2 codons; deleted 2 bases in 1 codon) yields the protein MGGVPVVLPPPAPCQGRRRRRSCPPAQPLPQLMLAGSQLAGLTALMPAQQQLLLQQAQAQLLAAAVQQSSAAAAAASAAAAXAPPPPPPGGEGAPPPPAPPPARSQPIQLTAQDIQQLLQLQQLVLVPGHHLQPPAQFLLPPAQQGQQGLLPTPNLFQLPQQSPGGLLPNQPRAGLPAQPHLSHGPPPKCLEPPAPPEEPSDLEELEQFARTFKQRRIKLGFTQGDVGLAMGKLYGNDFSQTTISRFEALNLSFKNMCKLKPLLEKWLNDAETMSVDSTLPSPNQLSSPSLGFDGLPGRRRKKRTSIETNVRFALEKSFLANQKPTSEEILLIAEQLNMEKEVIRVWFCNRRQKEKRINPCSSSPMLPAQGKPPGYSPHMVGDQPRPGVSLPLSQASSSLSTTVTTLSAAGSSLXPSRCAGAGGVPALNSVTPPPSNSTNPSPQSSGHAAIGLSGLNPGTGSSVLGVNAGLNPALMATNPLATIQALASGGNLPLSSLDAGGPLVLGTSAGTAGSPSMVTSPLFLNHGALPLLGAAAGGVGLVPAAVAAAAAAAAAAASPGPASSPSCSSCSSGFGPPVSAGPQCPATCRFQVALVVLVLGVSSVLQLLVCFQFMVAFWLTACLSFSVALRFLVALWFLVCLLFSVCLQFLVPLQLLVCFQFSVTFRFSVALWISPLPFC